A portion of the Mesobacillus sp. AQ2 genome contains these proteins:
- a CDS encoding response regulator — protein MGFKKKQYVGLGLTVLFLFILLFTILAMMNSIRGNLLEIVEDRYAKVSTVMEIRKELYQRDRNLVELITEYGEEEGSTIEETNASLDQMDIGKALLELETILNRKTSKVLVVEVQDAYREYAVMENKINGLIANGASQSEVRGLYQSEMATRDVLFEKIEEFKDYQEELMNSAMKEATGTYDNLVTGLVGMVILAIILITGVMLWVIRDTVGTVHSFTESIKKVNYDDLSSIPRMDDGIKGEFGEIARAYNSMAVSIEKLTEKEKEYNEEMQEQNWIQSNSVEVVKLYGREVTVSSLAENFMKKLTPIMDGNLGVFYLKDESAGKPYFKKIASFADEAGRDGFVAGEGMIGQCAEEKRTVVMNDIPADYRTISTGLGDAAPKSIVMAPVMLKDEVVAVVEVASLSRFTPASLKLLENVLETLGIGLANIIGRMEVERLLLESQAQTEELQAQSEELQSQSEELQAQSEELQMQTEELRMMNEQLEERTRDAELKSEELQAAKEDLEQKARELEQSSTYKSEFLANMSHELRTPLNSILLLSEMLLDDEENGLSDEQKEFSKVIHSSGQDLLNLINDILDLSKVEAGKLEVSFEEVFLDEFTERMERQFAQAAKNKKIDFTVEKADDVTPIIYTDEQRLQQILKNLLSNAFKFTEKGSVSVKIEKAYGKETIGCPLKGQSDTWVKFSVTDSGIGIPKDKQRMIFEAFQQVDGATMRKYGGTGLGLSISREFAMLLGGVCKVESKEGEGSTFTLIIPNLPDGYPSLGGFEVNDQVAASLERTAAPEPLLPDPPQAEEEIIVGETTVLTGKTVVIADDDHRNIFTLKNVLQKEGMKVVTADNGEDCLEKMKEIDADIVLMDIMMPVMDGYEAIRQIRRNENNKELPIIALTAKAMKGDREKCLDAGANDYISKPMKLDQLLSAMRVWLS, from the coding sequence ATGGGCTTTAAAAAGAAGCAATATGTCGGCTTGGGGCTGACGGTGTTATTCTTGTTCATCTTGTTATTTACAATTTTGGCGATGATGAATTCAATCAGGGGAAACCTGCTTGAGATCGTAGAAGATCGCTATGCAAAAGTGAGCACGGTTATGGAGATCAGGAAGGAGCTTTATCAGCGGGACCGTAACCTTGTTGAGTTAATCACGGAGTACGGGGAAGAAGAAGGGTCGACAATAGAGGAAACCAATGCTTCCCTCGACCAGATGGATATTGGCAAGGCGCTGTTGGAGCTGGAAACGATCCTGAATCGGAAAACATCAAAAGTACTGGTGGTTGAAGTCCAGGACGCCTATCGGGAATATGCGGTCATGGAAAATAAAATCAACGGCCTGATCGCGAATGGAGCGAGCCAGTCTGAAGTCCGCGGCCTCTATCAGAGTGAGATGGCGACCAGGGATGTATTATTTGAAAAAATCGAGGAGTTTAAAGATTATCAGGAAGAATTGATGAACAGCGCCATGAAGGAGGCAACCGGGACTTATGATAATCTGGTCACAGGTTTGGTTGGGATGGTCATCCTGGCCATCATCCTGATAACTGGCGTGATGCTCTGGGTCATCCGGGATACGGTCGGCACGGTCCATTCCTTTACGGAGTCGATCAAGAAGGTCAATTATGATGACTTATCCTCGATTCCTCGGATGGACGATGGCATAAAGGGTGAGTTTGGCGAGATTGCCCGAGCCTATAATTCGATGGCCGTTTCCATCGAAAAGCTCACTGAGAAGGAAAAGGAATATAATGAAGAAATGCAAGAACAGAACTGGATCCAATCTAACTCCGTGGAGGTGGTGAAGCTTTATGGCAGAGAAGTGACCGTTTCTTCCCTGGCAGAAAACTTCATGAAAAAGCTGACACCTATAATGGACGGAAACCTAGGAGTTTTTTATCTTAAAGACGAATCTGCTGGAAAGCCGTATTTTAAAAAGATTGCATCCTTTGCTGATGAAGCTGGGCGTGACGGCTTTGTAGCAGGTGAAGGGATGATTGGCCAATGTGCTGAGGAAAAACGCACGGTTGTGATGAATGACATTCCTGCCGACTACAGGACAATTTCTACGGGGCTTGGTGATGCAGCGCCGAAGAGCATCGTCATGGCTCCAGTCATGCTGAAGGATGAAGTGGTTGCAGTGGTGGAAGTTGCGAGCTTGTCCAGGTTCACTCCAGCCAGCCTGAAGCTTCTTGAAAATGTCCTTGAAACCCTGGGAATCGGACTTGCCAATATCATTGGCCGAATGGAAGTGGAGCGTTTATTGCTAGAGTCGCAGGCCCAGACGGAAGAGCTGCAGGCCCAATCCGAGGAACTGCAATCCCAATCTGAGGAACTGCAGGCACAGTCAGAAGAATTGCAAATGCAGACTGAGGAGCTGCGGATGATGAATGAGCAGCTGGAGGAACGTACACGCGACGCTGAGCTGAAATCCGAAGAACTGCAGGCGGCGAAGGAAGATTTGGAACAGAAGGCAAGAGAGCTTGAACAAAGCTCGACCTATAAATCGGAGTTCCTGGCGAATATGTCCCATGAATTGCGAACGCCATTAAACAGTATCCTTCTTCTTTCCGAGATGCTGCTTGATGATGAAGAGAACGGTCTTTCCGATGAGCAAAAAGAATTCTCAAAGGTCATACATTCGTCCGGACAGGATTTGCTGAATTTGATCAATGACATCCTGGACTTGTCCAAGGTAGAAGCCGGTAAGCTGGAAGTGAGCTTCGAAGAGGTGTTCCTTGATGAGTTTACCGAACGAATGGAGCGCCAATTTGCCCAGGCTGCAAAGAATAAAAAGATCGATTTTACCGTTGAAAAGGCGGACGATGTAACGCCAATCATCTATACAGATGAACAAAGATTGCAGCAGATTTTGAAAAATCTTCTGTCCAATGCCTTCAAGTTTACCGAAAAAGGCTCTGTCTCCGTCAAAATCGAGAAAGCGTATGGGAAGGAAACGATTGGATGTCCTCTAAAAGGGCAGTCTGATACGTGGGTGAAATTCTCGGTGACGGATTCGGGGATTGGCATTCCGAAAGATAAGCAAAGGATGATTTTTGAAGCGTTCCAGCAGGTAGACGGCGCGACCATGAGGAAGTACGGCGGCACCGGGCTCGGCCTGTCGATTTCCAGAGAGTTCGCCATGCTTCTTGGCGGAGTCTGCAAGGTGGAAAGCAAGGAAGGCGAGGGCAGCACATTCACACTCATCATCCCTAACCTGCCGGACGGCTATCCTTCCCTTGGCGGTTTTGAAGTGAACGATCAGGTGGCAGCATCCTTGGAGAGAACGGCAGCACCTGAGCCGCTTTTACCAGATCCGCCGCAAGCGGAAGAAGAAATCATTGTTGGAGAAACAACCGTCCTGACTGGTAAAACGGTTGTGATTGCGGACGATGACCACCGCAATATTTTCACCTTGAAGAATGTCCTGCAAAAAGAGGGCATGAAGGTGGTTACGGCTGACAATGGGGAAGACTGTCTTGAAAAGATGAAGGAAATCGATGCGGATATCGTCCTGATGGATATCATGATGCCGGTCATGGATGGATATGAAGCCATCAGGCAAATCCGCAGGAACGAAAATAACAAGGAGCTTCCGATCATCGCACTGACAGCAAAGGCAATGAAGGGCGACCGTGAAAAATGCCTTGATGCAGGAGCGAATGATTACATCAGCAAACCGATGAAGCTGGACCAGCTGTTGTCAGCCATGCGCGTTTGGCTGTCATAG
- a CDS encoding protein-glutamate O-methyltransferase CheR, with the protein MKNEELELELLLLAIYRLSGYDFRNYMRSSIMRRTTARMNAEKLSSITSLTEKIIHNERVLDEILKDFSINVTEMFRDPSFFKALREEVVPLLRELPEIRIWHAGCSTGEEAYSMAILIEEEGLADRTKIYATDMNETVLAKAESGTMPLHKMQSYTKNYIMAGGNKSFSEYYDADSEFARLKHSLKKNIVFAQHNLVTDGSFNEFHLIICRNVLIYFNLELQKQVFQLFDESLSPRGFLGLGTKETVRPELGFLEAFNSKEKLYRKK; encoded by the coding sequence GTGAAAAACGAAGAATTAGAACTGGAATTGCTTTTGTTGGCGATCTATCGTCTGTCCGGCTATGACTTCAGGAATTATATGCGCTCTTCGATCATGAGGAGAACGACTGCAAGAATGAATGCTGAAAAATTGTCCAGCATCACAAGCCTGACCGAAAAAATCATCCATAATGAGCGGGTTTTGGATGAGATACTCAAGGACTTTTCAATCAATGTCACTGAAATGTTCCGGGATCCTTCTTTTTTCAAAGCATTGCGCGAAGAAGTGGTTCCGCTTTTGAGGGAGCTGCCGGAGATCCGGATCTGGCATGCTGGCTGTTCGACCGGGGAAGAAGCCTATTCAATGGCGATTTTAATCGAGGAGGAGGGCCTTGCTGATCGGACAAAAATTTATGCGACAGACATGAACGAAACTGTTCTCGCGAAGGCTGAATCAGGGACAATGCCATTGCATAAAATGCAATCCTATACGAAAAATTACATCATGGCTGGAGGGAACAAATCGTTCTCTGAGTATTACGATGCGGACAGCGAATTCGCCCGCCTGAAGCATTCCTTGAAAAAGAACATCGTATTTGCCCAGCATAATCTGGTGACCGATGGTTCCTTTAACGAGTTCCATCTCATCATTTGCCGCAATGTCCTGATTTACTTCAATCTGGAGCTGCAGAAGCAGGTATTCCAGCTTTTTGATGAAAGCCTAAGTCCAAGAGGCTTTCTCGGTCTCGGAACAAAGGAAACCGTCAGGCCGGAACTTGGCTTTTTGGAAGCCTTCAATTCGAAGGAGAAACTATACCGAAAAAAATAA
- a CDS encoding fused response regulator/phosphatase, which produces MSILIVDDNEANLFVIEKLLNRAGYKDHLSFTSAHDLFGYLESDHPYIIAEQVNVILMDIMMPEVDGIEACRRLQENPHLKDIPVIFVTALEDTDKVVEALDAGGMDYLMKPIKKTELLARIRVALRLKYEKDWHKKQEEKIVNELELSMQVQTSLLSEPVDEDNLLIKASYLPAYKLAGDLYYWHRIDEHRYAVIQLDMMGHGISSSLVCMFISSVLRDAIRSNPDPEYVIGELNKWMNSLNLHNQKIPYYFTAIYLTLDTEQRKIEYINAGHPTAHAMIDGNHIEELKSNTCAVGFFPDIHTNKTTIFYSDSLQLLICTDGVHEAIDKYEQAGTEFLKNITMKLMDEARNKEPLDLILTPEQKEAGSDDMCTVLIQAR; this is translated from the coding sequence ATGAGTATTCTGATCGTCGATGATAATGAAGCGAATTTATTTGTCATTGAAAAGTTATTGAACCGGGCCGGTTACAAAGATCATCTTTCGTTCACGTCGGCTCATGATTTATTCGGCTATCTTGAATCGGATCATCCTTATATCATCGCTGAACAGGTGAATGTGATCCTCATGGATATCATGATGCCTGAAGTGGATGGAATCGAAGCATGCCGGCGCCTTCAGGAGAATCCCCATTTAAAGGATATTCCGGTTATTTTCGTCACCGCCCTTGAAGACACGGACAAGGTTGTGGAGGCGTTGGATGCCGGCGGAATGGATTATCTAATGAAGCCAATCAAGAAAACAGAACTGCTGGCCCGAATCAGGGTCGCACTAAGGTTGAAATATGAAAAAGATTGGCACAAAAAGCAGGAAGAGAAAATTGTCAACGAGCTTGAACTTTCGATGCAGGTCCAGACCAGTCTGCTCAGCGAGCCTGTCGATGAGGATAACCTTCTGATAAAAGCCTCCTATTTGCCGGCGTACAAGCTGGCCGGAGATCTTTATTACTGGCACAGAATCGACGAACATCGATATGCTGTCATCCAGCTGGATATGATGGGACACGGAATATCCTCTTCACTCGTATGCATGTTCATCTCATCTGTGCTCCGCGATGCAATCCGCTCGAATCCCGACCCCGAGTATGTGATTGGTGAACTGAACAAATGGATGAACTCCTTAAACCTACATAATCAAAAAATCCCTTATTATTTTACTGCGATTTACCTGACGCTCGATACCGAGCAGCGTAAAATTGAGTACATCAATGCTGGCCATCCAACAGCGCACGCGATGATCGATGGGAACCATATCGAGGAACTGAAGAGCAATACATGTGCGGTCGGATTTTTCCCTGATATACATACAAACAAGACGACCATCTTCTACTCTGATTCCCTGCAGCTTCTCATCTGTACAGATGGCGTCCATGAAGCCATCGACAAATACGAGCAAGCAGGCACAGAGTTCCTGAAAAACATCACCATGAAGCTTATGGATGAGGCAAGGAACAAAGAACCTCTTGATCTGATTCTGACACCGGAACAGAAGGAAGCTGGATCAGATGATATGTGCACCGTGCTGATTCAGGCGAGATAA